Proteins encoded in a region of the Mercenaria mercenaria strain notata chromosome 1, MADL_Memer_1, whole genome shotgun sequence genome:
- the LOC123545657 gene encoding uncharacterized protein LOC123545657 isoform X1 produces the protein MLCGAVTIAIVIFVTVLSPGSAYTKSARHKLTDELHYNITTRATEIIIHYEGMTQVLDKEPGGNVTDNMSGKETKDRTARTDDSDKLNVTTTESLFHSDGNSDPYLYGNMLQLSDMHQNNNSSQENMTTSNINDTFTNETLTTQETNTHESETLFPGKVQNQSKHSIPYHTSNGDDLVRTLMLERKKIHLQHHLQLVTMEDKPLDAMLIKNQRYIISVLIPIGVGMIGAAMIVCTVLTLRKVARKRAVTSPLDDGAEVERPITPCISSISTETTDKVFLLLGDDDI, from the exons ATGCTGTGTGGAGCAGTGACAATAGCAATTGTAATTTTCGTAACTGTTTTGTCTCCTGGAAGTGCATATACAAAATCAGCAAGACACAAATTAACAGACGAGCTTCATTATAATATAACCACGAGGGCTACAGAAATAATAATTCATTACGAAGGTATGACACAAGTTTTAGACAAGGAACCTGGAGGTAATGTAACAGACAATATGTctggaaaagaaacaaaagatCGGACTGCCAGGACAGATGATTCTGACAAGCTTAATGTTACAACTACTGAATCGCTATTTCACAGTGACGGAAACAGTGACCCTTATCTCTATGGAAACATGTTGCAGCTTTCTGACATGCATCAGAACAATAACTCAAGTCAGGAAAATATGACAACCTCAAATATCAACGATACATTTACAAACGAAACATTAACTACGCAAGAGACAAATACACATGAAAGTGAAACTTTGTTTCCTGGAAAGGTGCAGAATCAAAGTAAACACAGTATTCCATATCACACAAGTAATGGTGACGATCTAGTTCGGACGTTGATGTTAGAACGGAAGAAGATACACTTACAGCATCATTTGCAATTAG TGACAATGGAGGACAAACCTTTGGACGCAATGTTGATAAAG AATCAACGATATATAATAAGTGTCCTGATACCTATAGGTGTAGGTATGATAGGCGCAGCTATGATTGTGTGTACTGTGTTGACCCTGCGAAAGGTTGCTAGGAAACGAGCTGTTACCTCTCCACTAGATGATGGCGCCGAAGTTGAAAGACCTATTACGCCATGTATTTCTAGC